From Catenulispora sp. EB89, a single genomic window includes:
- a CDS encoding prepilin peptidase gives MQNRLLSRAVNASPQARRLADALVQAHSAGTQVSELIPTTRAALDQLAKTYVDRGPEPGAADGGRRPVRLPLRGWIVALACINVELLLVILRLVNDDQLPVYSYFSIVGTLLAAIDIAVMRLPNWLTLPSYPAILALLGLNARWYGDGAAMIRAVEAAGVVLGLFLMLCLLTDTGLGDLKFAGLVGLTLGARSWGSVLEGFAIAWGIAAIWGIVQLFRGRLKSRIPLGPYLTAGTMLALLWP, from the coding sequence ATGCAGAACCGTCTCCTGTCGCGAGCCGTGAACGCCTCACCGCAGGCCCGCCGCCTGGCCGATGCACTCGTACAGGCCCACAGCGCCGGCACGCAGGTATCAGAGCTGATTCCCACGACTCGTGCGGCGCTGGATCAGCTCGCGAAGACTTACGTCGACCGTGGCCCGGAGCCCGGTGCCGCGGACGGAGGGCGGCGGCCGGTGCGCCTGCCGCTGCGCGGCTGGATCGTCGCGCTGGCCTGCATCAACGTCGAACTCCTACTGGTGATCCTGCGGCTGGTCAACGACGACCAGCTCCCCGTCTATTCCTACTTCTCGATCGTCGGCACGCTGCTGGCGGCGATCGACATCGCGGTGATGCGCCTGCCGAATTGGCTGACGCTGCCGTCCTACCCAGCGATCCTGGCGCTGTTGGGCCTCAACGCCCGCTGGTACGGCGACGGCGCGGCGATGATCCGGGCGGTGGAGGCTGCTGGCGTTGTGCTCGGGTTGTTCCTGATGCTGTGCCTGCTCACGGATACCGGTCTCGGGGACCTAAAGTTCGCCGGGCTCGTCGGGCTTACGCTCGGCGCCCGGAGTTGGGGGTCGGTGCTTGAGGGGTTCGCCATCGCTTGGGGTATCGCGGCGATCTGGGGCATCGTGCAGCTGTTCCGCGGCCGCTTAAAGAGCAGAATTCCGCTCGGGCCGTACCTGACCGCGGGCACCATGCTCGCCCTGCTGTGGCCGTGA
- a CDS encoding NUDIX domain-containing protein, whose translation MSFEQDMAAEGEPEAEFNPGIAARLPSKRVAAGALFRDGQGRILMVEPAYKPTLEIPGGVVEADEPPLDACVREVWEELGLDLTIGRLLVVDWKPRHGVWGDIISFIFDGGVLTEDEIAAIKLQPDELRAVHRLAIADIAERVRPSMHRRIAQADEAARSGETIYLQFSRRV comes from the coding sequence GTGAGTTTCGAGCAGGACATGGCGGCTGAGGGTGAGCCGGAGGCCGAGTTCAATCCGGGAATCGCCGCAAGGCTGCCATCTAAGCGAGTCGCTGCCGGCGCACTCTTCCGCGACGGGCAGGGCCGGATTCTCATGGTCGAGCCGGCGTACAAGCCCACGTTGGAAATTCCCGGTGGGGTGGTTGAGGCTGACGAGCCGCCGCTAGATGCCTGTGTCCGCGAGGTCTGGGAAGAGCTGGGGTTGGACCTCACGATCGGGCGGCTCCTGGTCGTGGATTGGAAGCCGCGCCACGGTGTCTGGGGCGACATCATTTCGTTCATCTTTGATGGCGGTGTTCTCACCGAGGACGAGATTGCCGCGATCAAGCTGCAGCCCGATGAGCTGCGCGCGGTCCACCGTCTCGCGATCGCAGACATCGCCGAGAGGGTGAGGCCCAGCATGCACCGACGGATCGCACAAGCAGACGAGGCGGCAAGGTCCGGGGAGACCATCTACCTTCAGTTCAGCCGGCGCGTGTAG